The genomic region ACTTTTCAGTTCGCATCAATCAAATGTTATATGCATGTCATGAAAATTGTTCTCAAGTGGAAAAATATCTCCCACACAGTTTTCTTGATCCAATAACTTACCATTCAATTATTTTATGAATAATTATTGACATAATAATCCGACTAAACTTGGGGCTCATCATGTTATCCTCATTCATAATAActcttagttttgttttatttttctctctaacATGACTGTTATTTTCGAAGTACAACAAGTTGAGTTTGGAGACTACTACTACTATTACCACGATTTTCATTTATAGGTCGAAAATTCAACCTGTTTTATTGAAAAATATCACATGTCAAATTTGGGGGTTGTGATCTGTTAGTTATAATCCAGCCAGTTATACGTATAAATCAgaatctaaataaaataaataaaacgtgaCCTATTTCAGTTAGAGAGAATTTTGGTTATAATGAGCTTTTTGGTATAAGTTCAAATAACGTTTAGAAGTTGTTACTACAAAATCAGGCTAATATCCCCATCAGATTCGCAATACTAAGTCAATAGAATAAATGCATATAGCATAACAACTTTATAAAAAGAAGAAATCCTCGAAAAAAAAATACACTGTTCACTCTAAATAATATTATACTCATTATTTATTCTTACTAACTTAAATGTTAAAGTACTTTTACAAGTATTTGCGATCACCGTTCCTCTTAAAGCCGACGTATGCCTCATCCTATTCAGACGAGAAGAGTTTAACCTTGAAACGGACAAGCTATACCTCCTTCAAGGCTTTTCACGCAGGAACATCTTCTTTGGCTCCATGATCATAGTCAGCGTTAACAACAGTGGTAGTTTTGGTCATTGATAATGAAAATAATGATATTAACGATAGCAATGTGATGAAAATAATAGTAGAGATAAAAAgtataacataaaaattttagattatttttttaactgagtcaattaaaatttaaaattttaatatttttgttaaataaaatttattttttataaatataaatttatttttttaattttttgtgNNNNNNNNNNNNNNNNNNNNNNNNNNNNNNNNNNNNNNNNNNNNNNNNNNNNNNNNNNNNNNNNNNNNNNNNNNNNNNNNNNNNNNNNNNNNNNNNNNNNNNNNNNNNNNNNNNNNNNNNNNNNNNNNNNNNNNNNNNNNNNNNNNNNNNNNNNNNNNNNNNNNNNNNNNNNNNNNNNNNNNNNNNNNNNNNNNNNNNNNNNNNNNNNNNNNNNNNNNNNNNNNNNNNNNNNNNNNNNNNNNNNNNNNNNNNNNNNNNNNNNNNNNNNNNNNNNNNNNNNNNNNNNNNNNNNNNNNNNNNNNNNNNNNNNNNNNNNNNNNNNNNNNNNNNNNNNNNNNNNNNNNNNNNNNNNNNNNNgtattttaaatatttgtaaatagaaatagctcaaatgacataaatttctcatactcaattaagaggttacgggttcgagtcttctatctttccaaattttaaggccaatgagtaatagttcaaatggcatagactcctcATACTCAACTAAGAGGTTGCGCgtttgagtctcctatctttccaaattttgttgccaatgagtaatagttcaaatggcatagtctctccatactcaattaagaggttgcgggttcgagtttcttatctttggtaaaaaaacagaaataattgttttttattttataatattttaaaacaaattttgtcGTTAAAAAAACTGATAGATATTTTCATGGACGTCTCTTAGGATGGGATTTTGAGTGTGTAGTGTTTTTACTATTGACtattgagagagaaaaagaaaagcaccGACCAAAgcgaaagtgaaaaacagataaATTAGCGCGAAATATCGCGAGGGAGTTTCATTTGTGTCCCGAAATGGCAGCAACGAGCACGACCACGAGCGGTAGCGGCAGCCAGCCTTACCGTCCGTACAGGCACCTCAAAACCCTAACCGCCCACGAACGCGCCGTGTCGTGCGTCAAGTTCTCCAACGACGGATCCCGTTTGGCCTCCGCCTCCCTCGACAAAACCCTAATTATATGGTCCGCCGAAACCCTCTCCCTCCTCCACCGCCTCACCGACCACTCCGAAGGCATCTCCGACCTTGCCTGGTCCTCGGACTCTCGTTACATCTGCTCCGCCTCCGACGACCGCACCGTCCGCATATGGGACGGCACCTCTGGCGAGTGCGTCAAGACCCTCCGCGGCCACTCCCACGCCGTCTTCTGCGTTAACTTCAATGACCAGACCAACCTCATCGTCTCCGGATCCTTCGATGAGACCATTAGGGTTTGGGAGGTATGCTGGTTTTTCAATTTCATCACGTTCTGATCATGTCTATTATTCAGTTAGTTTGTTAGATTCTGGCACAAGGAGTAAAATTCCATCAAATTAATCTCTTGATCGGCTATAAAATTTCATTACGTTAATTGTGTGGGTCAgttcagttagttagttagttagttaggtagCTTGTTGGTTGGTTGGTTGGAGTTTGTTGAATATGGAGTGAGTAGTAGATCGTTAAACCGAGTTTGCATCATTGAGAAAATTTCGATAGTGAGAAAGTGAAGTGCATAACACCCTTGCTGGCACTTTCTCAGTTTAGGAAACGTTTCTCATTTAAGAAGATTGAATTCCTGCCAAATTAGTCCCAAAGTTGGTAATGCTGTTTCGGTCTTTGTTGTCACAATGCAGCATGGATAGCAGCTCAATAATAATATTGGTGCTATCGTTGTGGTTGTTCACACTATCTCCACATCAGTTGGGTTAGTATTTGCCAACTTCAGAGATCTTAGGAGAGGTTTCAAGATTTCCGAAGTCAAACTTGATGTGGAGATTAATTTGAGAGTTTACGAGTCACTTAACGTTGGTTGATTTTTTCTTAAAGTTAGACCTAGAAAAACAATTGATTATAGTCATATACGTAATGCAATCATTTACAAATTGCAACTATGAGCTATAGGTTATTGACGGGACTAAATTTAGATAGATATATTTTATTCCCTGGTGAAAAATGAGTTATGTATATAAACCATTTCTTTGATATGATTGAATTAATGAAATCATTATTCTCTCGCCTTTTCTACCTCTGAAGTCTGAATTATTCTTAGCTTGATTGATAGGTGAAGACGGGGAAGTGTATCCATGTCATGAAAGGCCATACCATGCCAGTTACTTCAGCACACTTCAATCGTGATGGTTCGCTCATTGTGTCTGGAAGCCACGATGGTTCTTGTAAGATTTGGGAGTCGGCCTCCGGGACGTTGCTCATGACACTTATTGATGATAAGGTCCCTGCTGTTTCATTTGCGAGATTCTCTCCCAATGGCAAGTTTGTGCTTGTTGCCACTCTGAATGATACCCTTGTAAGTTTTGCTTTGTTTTATTTATCCTTCCAtctcatttattttacttttggAGTCTATGGAAACAGGTGAAACTAATAAAGAAGATAAGAGGGACATGATTTTTCTTGGGAATCATTTGATTCTAAATTTTGTATACAAGCTAATCCAAACATTAATTAGTGCTCGAGTTTGATGCAGTGACAAGGGAATTGATGGTATAATGATTAAATTGGTTTGGAAAGACGGTAATCCAGTTATCAACCATAAGTAGTTCGTTGCAGTTGAAGGATGATGTAAACATGTCGCCACTCAAGCTGCAAATACCAAACTAAAATTAAGCATTATTTTGAAGGAAAAGTTAGCTAATCTTCCTAATTATCACATGTACTTAGATCAATCATCGGGGAAATAAGTTTTAAATCTATAGTGGCAAGCGTTAATTATCTATCATCTTTAATTGCAGTGGAAATGAATTGTGACCTTAGACAAACTTTACCTATAATGTTAGAGCTTCAAATCCTATAGTTTCCATCTTTGAGATAAGTTTTGCGTAGGCACCAGCCCTATTAATTCAATTGTTAAACTATGAAAGttgtttcatgttttcttttatgTAATGGCTACAGATTTCTATTTCCAGGGTTTTGGAATCTAAGTTCATTTACCACTTTGATTTGTATATTAATTAGTAAAACTGTTATATTATTCCAGCATATCTTCAAGCACTACATTTACTTGGTCTGGCCCTAATGCCAGTTGTTGCAATTTTGGTGAGGAAAATAATTCCTTGGCGGTTAGTTTTTTCGAGTTTGTTCTAAGAATGTTAATCTTGTGTACATAGATTCCTAAGGTTAAGATACACATGTTTAGAAAACT from Arachis ipaensis cultivar K30076 chromosome B02, Araip1.1, whole genome shotgun sequence harbors:
- the LOC107624951 gene encoding COMPASS-like H3K4 histone methylase component WDR5B, coding for MAATSTTTSGSGSQPYRPYRHLKTLTAHERAVSCVKFSNDGSRLASASLDKTLIIWSAETLSLLHRLTDHSEGISDLAWSSDSRYICSASDDRTVRIWDGTSGECVKTLRGHSHAVFCVNFNDQTNLIVSGSFDETIRVWEVKTGKCIHVMKGHTMPVTSAHFNRDGSLIVSGSHDGSCKIWESASGTLLMTLIDDKVPAVSFARFSPNGKFVLVATLNDTLKLWNYSQGRHVKIYTGHVNREYCITFTFSVTQGRRYIVGGSEDCCVYLWDVQQKNMVQKLEGHTDTVISVSCHPTENKIASAGLDNDRTVRIWVQDA